In one window of Littorina saxatilis isolate snail1 linkage group LG11, US_GU_Lsax_2.0, whole genome shotgun sequence DNA:
- the LOC138980840 gene encoding group XIIA secretory phospholipase A2-like: VCVYARSFECVAWWKEGIRTNNDSACFFTTGADPVAKRNHVPESNGCGSFGVQLDTSRLPGIAKCCDRHDVCYHTCNKGKEHCDDLFKACLINMCKAFSEFVSEGVYDGCKSAADVMYVGTLAVGCAPYVDSQRDACVCPRNIDEL; encoded by the exons gtgtgtgtgtacgcgcgttCGTTCGAATGTGTTGcttggtggaaggagggtataCGCACAAACAATGATTCAGCGTGTTTCTTTACGACAGGTGCCGATCCAGTGGCGAAGAGAAATCATGTTCCCGAGTCCAATGGATGTGGGTCGTTCGGCGTACAG CTGGATACGTCTCGCTTGCCGGGTATAGCCAAGTGCTGTGACAGACACGACGTGTGCTATCACACGTGCAACAAAGGAAAAGAACACTGTGATGACCTCTTCAAGGCCTGTCTGATAAACATGTGCAAAGCCTTCAGTGAATTTGTCTCAGAAGGTGTATACGACG gaTGCAAATCCGCTGCAGACGTCATGTATGTAGGAACACTGGCTGTGGGGTGTGCACCCTACGTAGACTCACAGAGAGACGCCTGTGTCTGCCCCAGAAACATCGATGAATTATGA
- the LOC138980841 gene encoding uncharacterized protein produces MSPFLFLLVIDWIMKTTTAGRNNGIQWTQLDDLDFADDLALLSHNFNQMQDKTTRMAATSAKTGLGINKRKTELLKINTTANTPVTVGGEPIREVESFVYLGSVIDRQGGTDRDVAARTGKARAAYIMLKNIWASREISITTKLRIFNSNLCQIGSTLRL; encoded by the coding sequence ATGTCGCCTTTCCTCTTCCTCCTGGTCATTGACTGGATCATGAAGACCACCACAGCAGGCAGGAACAACGGTATACAGTGGACACAGCTGGACGATCTCGACTTCGCTGACGACCTGGCGCTCCTCTCGCACAACTTCAACCAGATGCAAGACAAGACCACTCGCATGGCAGCAACATCAGCCAAGACAGGGCTCGGGATCAACAAGAGGAAAACAGAACTCCTGAAGATCAACACCACTGCCAACACGCCAGTCACAGTAGGTGGAGAGCCAATCCGAGAGGTCGAATCTTTTGTATACCTGGGAAGTGTGATCGATAGGCAAGGGGGCACTGACAGAGACGTCGCCGCCAGGACCGGGAAGGCACGAGCAGCCTACATCATGTTGAAGAACATCTGGGCCTCTAGAGAGATCAGCATAACCACCAAGCTGCGCATCTTCAACTCCAACTTGTGTCAAATCGGTTCTACTCTACGGCTCTGA